GTGGCTGTGAGTTCATCGAATAAGGTACTGTTCATCTCCATGAAGGCCTTCAGTACGTTGTACACCAGCGCCACGATGGCCCTGCAGGAGGAGAAGAGCAGAGTTTACAACTGACAACATCTGGATTCACAGCGGCTAGAAACTTTGATCAAGAGTCCACGAGACAAATCCATTCGTGGGTTTCATTTCTTACTATATTGAAATgtgaatatattattttatagttAATTATTTAGATTTTCCAACAACTTAAAAAAACGTGAGAAGTTGGACATATTGACGTGTCTTTAGCATATTACAATTCATCAATTtataacaacagtgttttaacttATAGATTTATAAATGATCCCATTCAAATACATGAGAAACCTACCAGCAGTAAAGTACATGTTATTTATGGAGTGACTTCCTCCGAGTATGCTTTCAAATGGCTGTTTTGGATCAATAGTAGGATGTTGACTTCGTACAGAGTTGTAATTAAATGCATTTTAAAagacaaatgtttttttaaatatgtttaatattcaagatttttttttttttaaattgtcggTCATGCACTCAGAAGTTGTGTTGTCTGCTGTTTACAGTAAACAGAGCCGTcatgtggtaaaaaaaaaactgctCAGTGTGAATTTCAGGTCATGagaaaaacagtaaaaacaaatgagagctgctgctcagaaaaaATGCAACGTGGGAACATTGAATCAAAGCTCAATTAAAATGATCTTAAACCTAAAGAATTTGgctaatttctttaaaaagatcaAATCCAGTCTTATTTTTGTACATAAAGGGTGATTCCTTTCAAGCGTTACTCACGGGTTCCAGTGCTCTTTGGAGATCCTGTAGAGGCTGGCGAACATGATGGGCAGGATGACGCTGGAGTTCTCCTCGATCAGACTCATGATGTACTCGTTGTTCCAGTAGTACAGAGCTCGCTCCGCAACCTGCCACCAAAACACAAACCTGGCTCAGTCTGTGGAGAATCCTGAATATTTGTACTTGTGTCCTCCCATTCATTTCCCAAATATGTTTGTTATAGACGAAAGCCTTAAAAAGGTATAGGTGCTGCCCTATGTTATGAtacagaaaaaaataaaatgaaatgtataaacttaaaaaagtattttaaaatacaaaaaaaaaaagttttaggaTTTTTTTGACAAATAGAAacaaaaaaagtagaaaattaTGATATATGAGGAAAtgcaaaaatataaaataatcagtaaaaaaaagttaggacgatGCCTTTATATCAgtggtctccaacctttctccacctgagagctactttgaaaaaatgaaagtggccaagagctacttgcatcgcatcgcttacattttttcacatagcactcatcagttgaattaagctacttttgtgtgaaatcaatacctaaagcttatcacaaatcttaacttcacatcaaggtccaagaaaacgacaatttctcacatattaatatggacaacatagtaagtacatcactgaagattcacataaatgtccaagagcaaattacaatgttttcacttcttattgtggcccacatagtaaatacatcgccttaatcaccaccttgcaagcatcttatggcacatgtaaaataagtgcattcactcttttttacagttagtgagatgactggcgctgcatggagtctaccatacaggtgtatgctggacccacttaggttcactctaatagagtcatttacatgttcatctgTCGGTCTTCTTCTGTATTTTgatttcatgacattcatgccagaaaaagctgcttcacaaagggatgtatacagaaccaaataaagcagacatgttcagtgctgcttggtgaatgttcttatagttttctgggcgtacaaggctccagaaatgttgtgagttttgctgaaacttaagctgaacatgattttggagatgtataacctccatctccacaggattgacactgaacagtgcagtcatcttttcttcttcttcgtattgacatgaaattataaaccataattaatcaattgtataggtctagcctccctatatctgtgtgtgacatttttccatcctcaaactaatacttctgcagtctagctgtagcttcaagcaacggtcttctgttaaaaaaaggacactgaatgtcctgaatgaggcatcacacacatgacttaagtctgaacacagcagacaacaggagtatttacaacagcattataaaaacaaaaatagtgcatgtgggtgcacacttacattctctgtcttactgttacatgaatcccatgaatgtatgagattaagttagcttcatcatctcaatcagtgattaagtgaataataaagtttcaggtcactatcagcctgtcactcttattagtagttatttttcagggggggcggggtttggaggaacggagaggagacggtgattgcggaagctttcctcctgtcttcacaaactttacacgcgtatttatcaactgaaaatagcaagagtgattcagagcgggtcattctgctgttggttctgactggtgctgctggagaaagcagactgctccatgtgtggtgtcgctgtgccgctgtcacatctgctccttgatctctgcgtcacggaccaattttatatttgtgtgacagaaacaattctaaaataaaaacactttattgtgtggccgaaaaatcaagaagcaacattactacgctataatcgataggcgagctactgaaaagctgcccgcgagctaccggtagcttgcgatcgacgtgttggagacccctgctttaTATAAATAGGTTTAAAGGACACTTTGAAACGGTATTAACACACTCCTAACTACTCTTACAAATCCCTAAACAGATTATGTACATGCCTGTTTCTACACTACATTGAAAGTAAAGCACATAGTCATTTCCATCCTAACAGTTGATCAGCAGAGGACGCTGACTGACCTGGAAGTGTGGGCTGGACACACATCTGGAGATCTGTTTGAAGAGCGGCTCCTGGATCTTCACAAACTGTGTGGGCTCGATGACGTCCAGGATCTCCTCCAGCTCTCCTAGAAACATCACCTGCACACAGCAACGGACAAAAGAAACGTGACCACACACGCAGAGAAAAAACACACCACTCAAAGTGAAACTAAGTTAAAGAGGCCTCACCTCTTTTTGACTGCAGGTTTTTGGCCAGAACTTCAGTAAGCCTCTGATGACCTGAGGATGATGAAGAGGCTGAGTTTAGAAAAGCTTTTATTTCTACAATAATTGTTTTACTTTCATTGAACTTCTCCTTTCCCCCTCAATGAGGCGCTGTCTGCCCCATTTCTGATCAACCTCAATTACCAGCTGTAATGTTAAAATCTACCATGGCAGTTAttgagtaccgtacttttcggactataagccgcgactttttcccccccattttttttgtacagctaactgccactagggaacctcctaaatctatggattttacaggtaaaattaaccaccattaacgctatgggctctatgaccggtctgcgcccgccacctttaagcagcgggctccagcaggaaaagctggaggccggaaaagagtgagacaggtagcgcgccaaagtaaaagtggaaccgagagacagaatgagagcaagacagacggacaatttagctgctgcggcttgtaTGCAgatgcgctttatagtccgaaaagtacggtaattgattgtgttcacctttaACTGACAAAGACACAAAAGAAATAATGGACTATTAAAACAGTTAAACAGCTGTCATTATCTGTTGGTGGATACTTACAGGTTCTGTTAATGTTGGGTCTTTCTCTAGGAACTGTACAATGCAATACGCCAACTACAAGGAGAGAGGAGACAACACACTTTAGCTTTGCATACAACAGTACTATTCACTGAGTAACGCAAACTCGTACAAAGCACAACACATAATGCAAACTCCTGCACAAGCTCAAATACAAAGACGCATGAAAACAATTTTAATAATTCCAAAAGCCAAACTATTTTGAACAGATAGAAATGGTTTAATTTTTTAGCATGTCAAAAAATATTCTGCTTGGAGGTAAAAGTTATGTTCAATTAGGAAAGTTGATTAATTTAAAAGACTAATTAACTTAATACATTGACTCACTCTATAAAAAGTCATTACAGTTTGCATGAAAAAGGTCTTATTTTTAAAAGcacaagtatatatatatttaaaactaTGTCATGTCACGGTATCACACACACCTGCATGACATAAACAGCATGTGTAGGTTTGACACTTCGGTAAATTGTCTCTAGCAACTCTGTTAACAATTTTGTAATTCCAGTTACCAGGTTTCAAAAAAGGTCAAACTAATTCAAGTCTATGCatgaaaggtggggtaggtcattttggagaaaccagctcgagtgcgctagaatttgaaaatacacagccggaacaaatctgccacttccttacagagcccctcctccaacacacacgaacgcgcacatgaccaatgagggcacgagatcagtttgtgcacagatggaaggctgacaggcaggtaggtcatccagttattttagccgggccggctcaaatgattggtcgtgctttttacagtactacggcttccacagatgacattttttttaatgtatttattgtcaaagcacttaagatattcattgctatcgggatgttaagagcattccatggaatataacaaaaagtgtttctaaaataaatgaccccacctttaagaagtTATTTTTGAAAAATCAGTCAGTTGCTTTGTGGCCTATTGGTAGAGATGTGTTACCTGTGCGTGGAAAAGGGACAGACTCCTGACGGTGTGGAGGGGGATCAACACTTTGACCAGAAACTGTTTATGCTCCGCTTTCAGTGGCAGAGCGAAACCATTGATTATactgagggagaggagagaaaaatagagaaaaaataaacataaattaaacatgaacacatgaaAGAGTCTCATTGTGACGCTTTAAAGCAAGTGGGAGATCAATGAGCAGCAGGAATAAAGGAGACTGTTTATACAGGCAGTGGAGCCtggaggagaaagaaagagATGAAGCTCCTCTAACCTCCAGGCTCACAGAAAGAAAACTCGAAATGTATGGATCAAATATGTTGTTTGAGaggattaattcatttcttATCTACAAGTCAAACTCTGCTCCTGACTCTTCCCTAAACTTCACATCTACAGTATCATTTGGCTCCATAAAAAGAGGATCAGCTTTTGAGTTCTCTTCATTTCTTATCTGTATTTTGTTATCTGGGGAGTCTCTTGAAGAAGATCAGTACCCCCCCTAAGCGAGTATGCTTAAATTAGACATTCTTATATCATTACAACTAAAGAAAACAGGTGGTTATCGGAGTAGAGCTCAGTTCTGCTGGCGctctgaggtgtgtgtgttctgtctcaaagcatcagctaacagaggtgtgtgtgtgtaagtgtgtgtttgaGGGTCGGAGGCCTCCACATACCTCCCCAGGATCTCCAGCAACTCAGCCACCCCGTTGAAGTGCTCCGTCTCATAAACAAAACTGCAGCCAGAGAGGGGGGAGGCACAGGAGAGGGGAGACAAGTGAGAGGAGATCAACTACTAAACCCAGATGACTTGTAAATGACCACATTGAATGGAGATTATAAATGGCTGGCAGAAAAACAAACACCAGAATTATTTGACATGACTTCTGTTTAACTGTGTCGATGCTGGACACGGAAATAACttgaaaacacacatttgtcAAAATCATGTTTTCTAATATTCATAAAGCTGACAATATTGCCAAGTACACTGTGAATACTTTTTGCACCAGCTAGTGATAGAATATGTCCTCACCTTTTCTAACCTTAAATATTGTGTCCGAAACAATTGTGCTGCTTagtcatctaacaaatgtgaaaaagatATAATAAAATCTTAGCGACATTTCTGTCGTTAAGCTGAGTTGTCTATTCCTTTTTTAGCAACGATTCCAATCATTCCAGAAAGTACATTTTAATCCCttgtgtgaagaagcttgacagTTTTTAACTAGATATACACTTTATATATACGAAACTTACAAGGGAACAGGCAAATAAAAGTGGATACACGGTGCTAAGAACCCTGTGATTATTAGAGTGGAAACAACATTTAATggataaaaaatgtttaagacATTTTCGACGGACTAATTACTCACCGTAGAAAAATATTATTGATCTGTTTTCGTATAAAAGCCCTCAGACCCAGGAATTTGCCGTAGATTCTATGCAAGACTGTCTTCAGGTAGTCTCTCTCCCGAGGATCCTCGCTGTCAAACAACTCCAAGAGCTGCGCGGAGAGAAGGAACGCAGACAGATAAAGAAATCATAATCCCAGAGGAAGAGAATAGGAAAAAAACGTCGAAGCAAAAGAGACACAGAGAGGAAAAAAAATATGGAGGAAGAAACGAGTGAGACGGATGAACTGAAGACATTTTGAGCAGACGGACTCACCTGTAGGACAAACTTCTGGTCTATGTACTTTTTGGCAATGCTGGGCTGGAATTCCTGACTCTCCAAGAACCGGATGAAGAACTCGTATACCAACtaaagaggaggagaagaagaaaggaATGTGGTTGATgtgaaaacaaaagaaaaagtgcTGAAATGTCAATGGGCAACTTCTTCCATCAGCTGCTGTGTCGGAAGATTTGTCCGATTTGTCAATTGTGAGTTTGAAGTTCGCTTCAATCGACTCTGAATAACACCGGAAACAAACTACAGTCACACTTCCCGCTGTACAACAAAAAGACCATCAAGAAAATACAATTAATGTCGGACATGTTCCTTTTGGAAATCCTTCAAACTAAACCTGTAAACCCTGGGTCTGGACTGGGTTAAAGGGAAAGGTCAAACAAAGGTTACAAAAGGTTGGAATCTAAGGTGGCTATAGCTAGGTAAAAGGATGTTTGTATGTGGAGAAAGAAATGCTGATAAAGTGGGAAAAAGTTACTTGTGACTTTGGAAACATTTGGCAAATTAAGAAAACCACAAGGAAGGATCTCCTTAAAATGTGTATCTAATTTCTAAAGGAGTCCTGGGCAAACAATCTGTGCCTGGCTTAGCATACAGACTGGAAGCAAAaggaaacagctagcctggaTCTGTCTGTTTCAAATAGACTCCTAAATATGTCTAAAGCTCACTAATTACCACGCTGTGTCCTCATTTCCAATCAGTAAACAAACAGACATGTGGTTTTAGGGGTTAGATACATGGTAGAACATTTTCTTGACAATACAGTTTATTTAAGTGACTTTTTGCAGCATCACAGTCTTTGATGTCAGTTAGGTTTAAAAACTAGTCATACATTTGTACGTTATGGGCTTCTTTTAATGGGCACATCAAGGTGTTAAAAATGATCGCAGTAAGTGTGGTACCAACAGGCATGTACACAGACCAAAAGCTGTGGAAGTATCTGTCAAACTGGGCCACAGCCACAAATGCTGGGTGGATGGATAATAAAGGAAGAAATAGCACATAACTGTACCTTTAAGTCGTTGCTTTGTGTACAAATCAAATATACAAGATCCAAACTGAGCGTAAGTGAATACACAAACACTTTTGTGAGGCTGTGTTCACCTGTAAGTGTGGCCAGGAGGCCTCGAGTGTGGGCTCGTCTTCCTCGGGGTCAAACTCATTACTGTCACTGGGCGGAAGGGTCCGGAATATGTTGTGAGACAcctggtaaaaaaaaaacacagaggGACATGATTATCAGCTTACATACAACCCACTTATAACGGCTccatatttaaaacatgtatataAGTTCTTGTATATGTTCTCTATGGAGAACCAACGCTTAAATCTTCCTATtcaacaatattaatataaagttGTGTTCTCTGTTGCAACCAGATACAAGTCAATGAGAATTTTTGCACGACTTCTTttcatgcaaatgtttattCTGAAGTGTGTGTACTGCCTGTGTTCATTTGGTACAAGTAGACCAAACACCCAATGTACACACGTTAGCTGAATCTAGTTAGCAACATGAAAAGGCTTTCTTTTATTTTTAGTTCCACCTTTGtttggtggcgaagtcgatagggacttggcttggcaactggaaggtcaccagttcaagtcccggaaagaccaagtgctaccgaggtgtccctgagcaaggcaccgtcccctacactgctccccgggggccgtacataatggcagcccactgctcctaacactaagATGGgtgaaatgcagagaaaccactTCGTTACATAGaacctgtactacgtaatgacaataagttgaatcttcaTCTTCATCATTTAACGCATTGACTTCAACACTGCTGCCGAGATTAAATAATTTAATTTTACATTTTAATCTGTTCTCCAAAGTGATGCAAAATGCTAAAATAGGCTATAAAAATGTACATGTTCGACTCAGGAATATTGTAACGTTCACATATTTATATTTCAAATGAAAAACTCTGTTTAGCCAACAACAACACTGGTACACTTGCACTGCTTTGAAGCTCTGTGTAGCTTCTTGCTTTATTCTGGGCTGCTGATGTAAGTGTGCGAGTGCAGATCAGGGTCACACGACAGCGAGGGAGGAAAATGGGTCAGGACTCGAGTGCGGTGAGTTTACGGCTCTGCATGAGTGGGTGAGTCTGGCTTTCATCTAAAAGCATACAGCcgcaaatgaatgaaaaaccaGCCTGTAATTCATCTTCTTAAGATTTAGGAATGTGGGGGAAAGTTTGTGAGCAAAAATAAAACTGTTTGAATATAAAGGGTTCATCTCGTGTTAATGTCGAAGGCAATAATACCAGGAGCCTCCCATCGTCAGGAAACTTTGGGACAGTCAGAAAACAGAAGGCTATATAATACAACAACAATATCACAGAAGCCATCAATGGAAAACATTGACGGTATACAACTTAAGACTCTATATCGCCAACCCTTGCTTTCTACTTCAAGGTTGTCTTTTATATTAGCGGTATTCTACTAATTCATACTCACAACACTGTCCTGCAaatatttcagaataaaagtcctGTCATAACAGATTCTGTCGAAAGGAAAATGCTATAGAGAggtgaagtccctccccttccgatcccgtttgaattgtgccacgaattacacagaggatgtttgtcaatttaaaagatcattttgcaagtcaaaaaaaaaaaaatgtgtcgtaaaaatgTGAAGTAACATATTTTTGTGTGAAACGtttaatgaactacatctcccgtctcgcacacgtcaccaacaccaagacggccgtcgcgttggcacatttcacttctttctttcagaatgaggcgaaaagtattaaacgaggtgaaaatcactacaagtctgggcgtgttgagaactgcacatacacacaaggggagttagtcggttccgtaagagccagcatgcgggaccggctttacaaggtttcggtgagtaacaggagtgtaatgtgtaacgttaatgacatcacttactgtaactctgggatttgtagtctttctagttgcgtatttgtcatagtcttatatttcaacagttttacgacaaactgtaaCTTTCATTCTCTACTTTTGCTGTAACCCAAACAAACAAGGGGGGGAAAAAATATGGCTAAACCTCAAATCTCTAGAAGAGATGCGGCTAACATGTAGCTGAAGGTGTTGCGACTATAATCTGTTAACAGGAGAACCAAAACAAAATCAATATAACGGGTCATaagctttgagcaccaggaaatgtgctatatataacttgtattattattaaggttGGGAAAACCCTGGATTAGACAATGGTTTTGATGCCTGTACCACAACAAGTTTTTGAATGTGCATCCCTCCTCACCATTTTGACGACATCGGGGTAGGCCTGCTCCGTCAGGTAGCCCCTGCTGACGGTCACGTAGTCCACCAGCTCGTTGAGCGTGGAGCGCTTGTACTCCTTCATCTTGAGGTCCGACAGCGTGTCCATGAAGTCAAAGACAGTACAGCACTGCTGCAGCTTCTTCAGGAACAGCTCGGGCTGCTCCGGCGCTGGCACGtctgagagagaggaagagaaaaaacatttcattagtgtcgaaataaatgtgatattCTTAAATACAAAAAACATTGCGGATGACAGTAGAGGTAAAAGCAGAGACAATGGACGTCCTTGTGACTGTCTGAGTAATTCAAGTCTAGC
The sequence above is drawn from the Pseudochaenichthys georgianus chromosome 22, fPseGeo1.2, whole genome shotgun sequence genome and encodes:
- the LOC117467655 gene encoding serine/threonine-protein phosphatase 2A 56 kDa regulatory subunit epsilon isoform isoform X2; amino-acid sequence: MMGDRPSPPSRAMSSAATTSPPSADKVDGFSRKSVRKAKQKRSQSSSQFRSQGKPIELTPLPLLKDVPAPEQPELFLKKLQQCCTVFDFMDTLSDLKMKEYKRSTLNELVDYVTVSRGYLTEQAYPDVVKMVSHNIFRTLPPSDSNEFDPEEDEPTLEASWPHLQLVYEFFIRFLESQEFQPSIAKKYIDQKFVLQLLELFDSEDPRERDYLKTVLHRIYGKFLGLRAFIRKQINNIFLRFVYETEHFNGVAELLEILGSIINGFALPLKAEHKQFLVKVLIPLHTVRSLSLFHAQLAYCIVQFLEKDPTLTEPVIRGLLKFWPKTCSQKEVMFLGELEEILDVIEPTQFVKIQEPLFKQISRCVSSPHFQVAERALYYWNNEYIMSLIEENSSVILPIMFASLYRISKEHWNPAIVALVYNVLKAFMEMNSTLFDELTATYKSDRQREKKKEKEREDLWKKLEDLELKRGLRSDGIIPT
- the LOC117467655 gene encoding serine/threonine-protein phosphatase 2A 56 kDa regulatory subunit epsilon isoform isoform X4, giving the protein MSSAATTSPPSADKVDGFSRKSVRKAKQKRSQSSSQFRSQGKPIELTPLPLLKDVPAPEQPELFLKKLQQCCTVFDFMDTLSDLKMKEYKRSTLNELVDYVTVSRGYLTEQAYPDVVKMVSHNIFRTLPPSDSNEFDPEEDEPTLEASWPHLQLVYEFFIRFLESQEFQPSIAKKYIDQKFVLQLLELFDSEDPRERDYLKTVLHRIYGKFLGLRAFIRKQINNIFLRFVYETEHFNGVAELLEILGSIINGFALPLKAEHKQFLVKVLIPLHTVRSLSLFHAQLAYCIVQFLEKDPTLTEPVIRGLLKFWPKTCSQKEVMFLGELEEILDVIEPTQFVKIQEPLFKQISRCVSSPHFQVAERALYYWNNEYIMSLIEENSSVILPIMFASLYRISKEHWNPAIVALVYNVLKAFMEMNSTLFDELTATYKSDRQREKKKEKEREDLWKKLEDLELKRGLRSDGIIPT
- the LOC117467655 gene encoding serine/threonine-protein phosphatase 2A 56 kDa regulatory subunit epsilon isoform isoform X5, with product MDTLSDLKMKEYKRSTLNELVDYVTVSRGYLTEQAYPDVVKMVSHNIFRTLPPSDSNEFDPEEDEPTLEASWPHLQLVYEFFIRFLESQEFQPSIAKKYIDQKFVLQLLELFDSEDPRERDYLKTVLHRIYGKFLGLRAFIRKQINNIFLRFVYETEHFNGVAELLEILGSIINGFALPLKAEHKQFLVKVLIPLHTVRSLSLFHAQLAYCIVQFLEKDPTLTEPVIRGLLKFWPKTCSQKEVMFLGELEEILDVIEPTQFVKIQEPLFKQISRCVSSPHFQVAERALYYWNNEYIMSLIEENSSVILPIMFASLYRISKEHWNPAIVALVYNVLKAFMEMNSTLFDELTATYKSDRQREKKKEKEREDLWKKLEDLELKRGLRSDGIIPT
- the LOC117467655 gene encoding serine/threonine-protein phosphatase 2A 56 kDa regulatory subunit epsilon isoform isoform X3, whose protein sequence is MMGDRPSPPRAMSSAATTSPPSADKVDGFSRKSVRKAKQKRSQSSSQFRSQGKPIELTPLPLLKDVPAPEQPELFLKKLQQCCTVFDFMDTLSDLKMKEYKRSTLNELVDYVTVSRGYLTEQAYPDVVKMVSHNIFRTLPPSDSNEFDPEEDEPTLEASWPHLQLVYEFFIRFLESQEFQPSIAKKYIDQKFVLQLLELFDSEDPRERDYLKTVLHRIYGKFLGLRAFIRKQINNIFLRFVYETEHFNGVAELLEILGSIINGFALPLKAEHKQFLVKVLIPLHTVRSLSLFHAQLAYCIVQFLEKDPTLTEPVIRGLLKFWPKTCSQKEVMFLGELEEILDVIEPTQFVKIQEPLFKQISRCVSSPHFQVAERALYYWNNEYIMSLIEENSSVILPIMFASLYRISKEHWNPAIVALVYNVLKAFMEMNSTLFDELTATYKSDRQREKKKEKEREDLWKKLEDLELKRGLRSDGIIPT
- the LOC117467655 gene encoding serine/threonine-protein phosphatase 2A 56 kDa regulatory subunit epsilon isoform isoform X1, which translates into the protein MVVHGDSSAPLHSRAMSSAATTSPPSADKVDGFSRKSVRKAKQKRSQSSSQFRSQGKPIELTPLPLLKDVPAPEQPELFLKKLQQCCTVFDFMDTLSDLKMKEYKRSTLNELVDYVTVSRGYLTEQAYPDVVKMVSHNIFRTLPPSDSNEFDPEEDEPTLEASWPHLQLVYEFFIRFLESQEFQPSIAKKYIDQKFVLQLLELFDSEDPRERDYLKTVLHRIYGKFLGLRAFIRKQINNIFLRFVYETEHFNGVAELLEILGSIINGFALPLKAEHKQFLVKVLIPLHTVRSLSLFHAQLAYCIVQFLEKDPTLTEPVIRGLLKFWPKTCSQKEVMFLGELEEILDVIEPTQFVKIQEPLFKQISRCVSSPHFQVAERALYYWNNEYIMSLIEENSSVILPIMFASLYRISKEHWNPAIVALVYNVLKAFMEMNSTLFDELTATYKSDRQREKKKEKEREDLWKKLEDLELKRGLRSDGIIPT